DNA sequence from the Kiloniellales bacterium genome:
CAAAAGGCCAGTGGGGCGGCCAGGGCCGCAATGAGGGTCTTCAGGTTGCGTGTCTTCATCTCGGGAACCTTCTCCTGCTTTCTCCGGGCTGCCGCCCGTTGTTGGCCCGGCGCCGTCTTTTCGGCTGCCGGTTCTCGCGTCGCCGTCAGGCTGCCGGCGACCATCGGTTCTCGCTTTCGGACTGAATCCGCGACAGCACCATCCGGTACTGGTAGCGCTCCGGCGAATAGAGCGCGGTCAGATGCTCGACCGGCCGCCCCGCCTGGTCGGCGACGATCCGGGTCACCTGCAGCAGCGGCGCCCCGATCTCGACCTCCAGCAGCGGCGCCACGGTGGTGTCGGCCAGGGTCGCGGTGATCGTCTGCTCGGCGCTGCCGACCTGAACCCCGCCCCGTTCCAGCAAGGCCAGCAAGGGCGTGCTCGCCAGGTCGCCCTGGTCGTAGGAGCGGCCGATCGCCTCCGGCACGTGGGTGGTCAGGTAGGACAGCGGCCGGCCCTCCAGGCTGCGCACCCGCACCGCCCGCTGCACGGCCGCGCCGACCGCGCAGCCCAGGTCCCGGGCGATCTCCTCCGAGGCCGCGACGTAGCCGAAGGCGAGCAGCCGGACCTCGGTCTTGAGACCCATCATCAGGAGGTTCTCCAGCAGGCCCTCGACCGAGGAGCGCACCGGCGGCGAGGGCGGCTGGAAGCTGACCGAGGTGCCGCGGCCGCGCTGGCGCACCACCAGGCCGGCGCCGGCCAGCTCGTCCAGGGCGCGCTTGGCGGTGATCCGCGAGACGTTGAAGCTCCGCGACAGCGCCTGTTCGCTGGGCAGGATCTCGCCGAAGCCGTAGGCGCCGTCGCAGATCTTCTGGCGCAGGATCAGGTAGATCTGGTGATAGAGCGGCGCCCGCAGCCGCCGGTCGACGGCCGTGGTCTCCGGGAAGACGACGGAAGGCTCCATGGGGCAGCCGGTCCCTGTTGCTTGCCTGCGGGCGCCGTCTTGCGCGGGCCTCGCCAAATCAAATGATATAATGATATGACATTTGCGGTCTGACCAGACTCGAAATCGCAGCAGCGGGAGGCGTTCATGCCGGTGGTCACGGTGACCTTGATCGAGGGCTACGACGAGGCGACGCGCCGGCGCCTCGGGGAGAATCTGACCGACGCCGTCCGCGCCACCCTTGCCGCGCCCCCTGACGGCGTGACCGTGGTCCTCGACGAGGTTGCGCCCGGCAATTACCTGCGCGGCCGGACGCCACGCCGCCCCGGTCCGCCGCTGCCCGACCCGGCCCGGACTGTGCG
Encoded proteins:
- a CDS encoding GntR family transcriptional regulator, whose translation is MEPSVVFPETTAVDRRLRAPLYHQIYLILRQKICDGAYGFGEILPSEQALSRSFNVSRITAKRALDELAGAGLVVRQRGRGTSVSFQPPSPPVRSSVEGLLENLLMMGLKTEVRLLAFGYVAASEEIARDLGCAVGAAVQRAVRVRSLEGRPLSYLTTHVPEAIGRSYDQGDLASTPLLALLERGGVQVGSAEQTITATLADTTVAPLLEVEIGAPLLQVTRIVADQAGRPVEHLTALYSPERYQYRMVLSRIQSESENRWSPAA